The bacterium genome includes a window with the following:
- the floA gene encoding flotillin-like protein FloA (flotillin-like protein involved in membrane lipid rafts) has protein sequence MAGIIVILIAVVAFIILGVFFYFIKVWVRALMSGARIPILSLVGMKLRRVPPTLIVDARIRVIKAGLSLSSDLIEAHYLAGGDVINVVNGLIAADKAGIELTFQQAAAINLAGRDVQEAVRTSVIPKVIDCPDPQKSQVSMLDAVARDGIRMLVKARVTVRTNLNQLVGGAGEDTIIARVGQGIVSAIGSSATYKAVLENPDAISRRVLASGLDSQTAFEIVSIDIADISVAGTGAKDVANVGAMLETERAEADKKLRQAEAEGRRAMAVAREQEMRALVQEMQARVVEAQAEVPRAMAEAFRKGNLGVMDFYRMQNIQSDTDMRKTIAGEPHDQQQKPVQQ, from the coding sequence ATTGCCGGAATCATCGTGATCTTAATTGCCGTGGTCGCCTTTATCATCCTGGGAGTATTTTTCTATTTCATCAAGGTCTGGGTCCGCGCCCTGATGTCCGGTGCCCGCATCCCCATCCTGTCGCTTGTCGGAATGAAACTCCGGCGCGTGCCCCCCACCCTGATCGTGGATGCCCGCATCCGGGTGATCAAAGCCGGCCTTTCGCTCTCCTCCGACCTCATTGAAGCGCATTATCTGGCCGGGGGTGACGTCATTAACGTTGTCAATGGCCTGATTGCCGCCGACAAGGCCGGCATTGAACTGACCTTCCAGCAGGCGGCGGCCATCAATCTGGCCGGACGCGATGTGCAGGAAGCCGTTCGCACCAGTGTGATTCCCAAGGTGATCGACTGCCCCGATCCCCAGAAGAGCCAGGTCTCCATGCTGGACGCTGTGGCGCGTGACGGGATCCGGATGCTTGTCAAAGCCCGTGTTACCGTGCGCACCAACCTGAATCAACTCGTCGGGGGTGCCGGCGAAGACACCATCATCGCCCGTGTCGGACAAGGCATCGTCAGCGCCATCGGTTCCTCGGCCACCTACAAGGCGGTGCTGGAGAATCCGGATGCCATCAGCCGCCGGGTACTGGCCAGTGGATTGGATTCACAAACGGCTTTTGAAATCGTCTCGATCGATATTGCCGATATCAGCGTCGCCGGAACCGGCGCCAAGGATGTCGCCAACGTCGGCGCCATGCTGGAAACCGAACGCGCCGAGGCGGACAAGAAACTCCGCCAGGCGGAAGCCGAAGGCCGTCGTGCCATGGCCGTCGCCCGGGAACAGGAAATGCGCGCGCTGGTGCAGGAAATGCAAGCCCGCGTGGTTGAGGCTCAGGCGGAAGTCCCCCGCGCCATGGCGGAAGCCTTCCGTAAAGGCAACCTCGGCGTCATGGATTTCTACCGGATGCAGAACATCCAGTCCGACACCGATATGCGCAAGACCATCGCCGGCGAACCGCATGACCAGCAACAGAAACCGGTTCAACAGTAA
- a CDS encoding NfeD family protein: MDSTTWLIALLLAGTLLIGVEIFVPGAVAGTIGGAALFGAVVVAFDISPTCGFYVLFGVFILVALTTFAWIKLFPKSGIGQKMTLSVDGKGFKAPDSHQALLGKTGVTQSELRPAGYAIIDTKRIDVVSEGGVIDANVPVHVIKVEGTRVVVRRVES; the protein is encoded by the coding sequence ATGGATAGCACAACGTGGTTGATTGCATTGTTACTCGCAGGAACATTACTGATCGGGGTTGAAATTTTTGTCCCCGGCGCCGTGGCGGGAACCATCGGGGGGGCCGCTTTGTTCGGCGCCGTGGTCGTCGCCTTCGACATCAGCCCCACCTGCGGGTTCTATGTGCTTTTTGGCGTCTTTATCCTGGTGGCGCTGACGACCTTCGCCTGGATCAAGCTGTTCCCGAAATCAGGGATCGGCCAGAAGATGACGCTCTCCGTCGACGGCAAGGGGTTCAAGGCGCCCGATTCCCATCAGGCCTTGCTGGGAAAAACCGGCGTCACCCAGTCCGAACTCCGGCCGGCAGGATACGCCATCATCGACACCAAGCGGATTGATGTGGTTTCCGAAGGTGGCGTCATCGATGCCAATGTTCCCGTCCATGTCATCAAGGTTGAAGGCACCCGCGTGGTGGTACGAAGGGTTGAGTCATGA
- a CDS encoding NfeD family protein, giving the protein MKTLSLLIYSFMMAVLLMVPEWAQASTNNWIQPAKGMVYVIPIHNEIDTALIYVIRRGLIEAEDGGAEAIIFDIDTPGGRVDAAEDILNMLRGVKTPTYTLVNPNAISAGAIIAMATDHIYMTPGSKIGDAMPIMLGLTGEVQPMPESVEEKSVSYVAAMIRAAAQHRGHDPQLAEAMVRRDTEYKIGDEVISKKGRLLTLTNKDAERLVGPDKRPLLSAGTVEDLQALLIKIGKDKCSIIKLTVSSAEEIARFIESISIVLLGLGLLGLYIEFKTPGFGLPGISGIILLAIWFWGSHIAGLAGMEEVALFLLGVILLCVELFVFPGVVLPGIIGLLLIITSILMGMTQHYPGDPWYPSLPAITDSAIRFTPSLLIAIAGAVLAATFLPKVPLFNKLILDEAIRPRAGFVPAPDNTSKIGQQGIAETRLNPAGAARFGDLRLNVVARGEFIEPGEKIVIAEAKGNRIIVERLKNA; this is encoded by the coding sequence ATGAAAACGTTATCCCTACTCATCTATTCGTTCATGATGGCGGTACTGCTGATGGTCCCTGAATGGGCGCAGGCCAGTACGAATAACTGGATCCAGCCGGCCAAGGGCATGGTTTATGTCATCCCCATTCATAATGAAATCGATACCGCCCTGATCTATGTCATCCGTCGCGGCCTGATCGAAGCCGAAGACGGGGGGGCGGAAGCCATTATCTTCGACATCGACACCCCGGGCGGACGGGTGGACGCCGCCGAGGACATCCTCAACATGCTGCGCGGCGTGAAAACCCCCACCTATACCCTGGTCAATCCCAACGCCATCTCGGCCGGCGCCATTATCGCCATGGCGACGGATCACATCTACATGACCCCCGGCAGTAAAATCGGGGATGCCATGCCCATCATGCTCGGCCTCACAGGGGAGGTTCAACCGATGCCCGAGTCCGTTGAGGAAAAATCCGTCTCCTATGTCGCCGCCATGATCCGGGCGGCCGCCCAGCATCGCGGTCATGACCCCCAGCTCGCCGAAGCCATGGTGCGCCGCGATACGGAATACAAGATCGGAGACGAGGTGATCTCGAAAAAAGGCCGCCTCCTCACCCTCACCAACAAGGATGCGGAACGCCTCGTCGGGCCGGATAAACGCCCGTTGTTATCCGCCGGCACCGTGGAAGACCTCCAGGCCCTCCTGATTAAAATCGGCAAGGATAAATGTTCCATCATCAAACTGACGGTCTCCTCCGCCGAAGAGATCGCCCGGTTCATTGAATCCATCTCCATTGTCCTGCTCGGCCTCGGCCTGCTTGGCCTCTATATCGAGTTCAAAACCCCGGGCTTCGGACTGCCGGGGATTTCAGGCATTATCCTGCTCGCCATCTGGTTCTGGGGCTCGCACATTGCCGGCCTGGCGGGCATGGAGGAAGTCGCCCTGTTCCTGCTGGGCGTCATCCTGCTCTGCGTGGAATTGTTTGTGTTCCCGGGGGTGGTTTTGCCCGGCATCATTGGCCTGTTGCTGATTATCACCTCCATCCTGATGGGCATGACGCAGCACTATCCCGGAGATCCCTGGTACCCGTCCCTCCCCGCCATCACGGATTCGGCCATCCGCTTCACCCCCTCGCTCCTGATCGCGATCGCGGGCGCCGTACTGGCCGCCACCTTCCTGCCCAAGGTCCCCCTGTTCAATAAGCTGATCCTGGATGAGGCCATCCGCCCACGGGCCGGCTTCGTGCCCGCCCCTGACAACACCTCCAAAATCGGACAGCAGGGGATTGCGGAAACCCGGCTCAATCCGGCAGGTGCCGCCCGCTTTGGCGACCTGCGCCTGAATGTGGTGGCACGCGGCGAATTTATCGAGCCGGGTGAAAAAATCGTGATTGCCGAAGCCAAGGGAAACCGCATAATCGTCGAGCGTCTGAAAAACGCCTGA
- a CDS encoding outer membrane lipoprotein-sorting protein, giving the protein MREFRVASDELRVESREPSSPCFIYRACLLSAVLCLLSSVFCLSSVAQTNDIDEATTPAVAELPGVDELMANLLARLPSKPITLTGELVTTAEDEQKSKLNIIIQLRYPQEATYTLCDSFGKSLEQLTVVRKKGITSYRYLAGDPLTPAAVPSQDTRIQNTALSWMDLTLGFLWWNGGRIIGRVEARGQPCYLLDRRAPPDDMAPYARVQLWVDTRISMLIQADGFDKLENLSRRLCIKSFKKINHEWMVKDLEVEDLTHRSITLLRIRDAEPTPIP; this is encoded by the coding sequence GTGAGAGAGTTCAGAGTTGCGAGTGACGAGTTGAGAGTCGAGAGTCGGGAGCCAAGTAGCCCCTGTTTCATTTACAGGGCTTGTCTTCTGTCCGCTGTCCTCTGTCTTCTGTCCTCTGTCTTCTGTCTCTCTTCCGTCGCCCAGACCAATGACATCGACGAGGCCACCACGCCGGCCGTGGCCGAACTGCCGGGGGTGGACGAGTTGATGGCCAACCTGCTGGCACGGCTCCCGTCAAAGCCCATCACCCTGACCGGTGAACTGGTGACGACCGCGGAGGATGAGCAGAAATCGAAGTTGAATATCATTATTCAATTGCGGTATCCGCAGGAAGCCACCTACACCCTCTGTGACAGTTTCGGCAAGTCGCTTGAGCAACTCACCGTGGTCCGCAAAAAAGGGATCACCTCGTACCGGTACCTGGCGGGCGATCCCCTCACCCCGGCCGCAGTGCCCTCCCAGGACACCCGGATCCAGAATACGGCGCTGTCCTGGATGGACCTGACGCTCGGGTTCCTGTGGTGGAACGGAGGCCGGATCATTGGCCGCGTGGAGGCCAGGGGCCAGCCCTGCTATCTTCTGGATCGCCGCGCGCCGCCAGACGACATGGCCCCCTATGCCCGCGTCCAACTCTGGGTGGACACCCGGATCTCCATGCTGATCCAGGCCGACGGCTTTGATAAACTTGAAAACCTTTCCCGCCGCCTCTGTATCAAGAGCTTTAAAAAGATCAATCACGAATGGATGGTCAAGGACCTTGAAGTGGAAGATCTGACGCATCGCTCCATCACCCTCCTCCGCATCCGCGACGCCGAGCCCACACCCATCCCCTAA
- a CDS encoding glycine--tRNA ligase translates to MSTAQSILSMEHLASLCKRRGFIFQSSEIYGGLNGFWDYGPLGCELKRNVREAWWQDMVSLREDIVGLDCSIIMHPRIWEASGHVGGFSDPMIDCRGCKKRFRADQLFEELGLTPNASEKVEEKFKVPEGTKCPSCGSKEFTEPRAFNLMFKTFIGPLQDESSVAYLRPETAQGIFAQFSNVMATSRQKVPFGIAQIGKAFRNEINPRNFTFRSREFEQMELEFFVKPGSDQQWHEYWVAARIKWYQTIGLPAESITQYVYPKSELAHYASACVDIMYAFPFGVQELEGIAARGDFDLSRHQEFSGKSMEYFDQDTNEKFIPHVIEPSAGVDRICLALLCNAYHEEWIPKEGPVLEAEPGKQPPAGYEARTVLRFAPRVAPIKVAVFPLLKNKPELVDKARDIFTGLRRHWACFYDQTGAIGRRYRRQDEIGTPFCVTIDFDTLTDNTVTLRERDSMKQVRIPVDKLEAEILARMGM, encoded by the coding sequence ATGAGCACGGCACAATCTATTCTATCCATGGAACATCTCGCCTCTCTTTGCAAGCGGCGCGGGTTTATCTTTCAGAGTTCGGAAATTTACGGTGGCTTGAACGGCTTCTGGGATTACGGACCGCTCGGCTGCGAATTGAAGCGGAACGTCCGTGAAGCCTGGTGGCAGGACATGGTCAGCCTCCGCGAGGATATTGTGGGCTTGGATTGCTCCATCATCATGCATCCCCGCATCTGGGAGGCCTCCGGCCATGTCGGCGGCTTTTCCGACCCCATGATTGACTGCCGGGGCTGCAAAAAACGCTTTCGCGCAGACCAGTTGTTCGAGGAACTGGGCCTCACCCCGAACGCCAGTGAGAAGGTGGAGGAGAAATTCAAGGTTCCCGAGGGCACCAAGTGCCCCTCCTGCGGCTCCAAGGAATTCACCGAGCCACGCGCCTTCAACCTGATGTTCAAGACCTTTATCGGCCCGCTTCAGGACGAATCCTCCGTGGCCTACCTGCGCCCGGAAACGGCCCAGGGGATTTTCGCCCAATTCAGCAACGTCATGGCCACCTCCCGTCAGAAGGTCCCGTTCGGGATTGCCCAGATCGGCAAAGCCTTCCGCAACGAGATCAACCCCCGCAATTTCACCTTCCGCTCCCGTGAATTCGAGCAGATGGAACTGGAGTTTTTCGTCAAGCCCGGCTCCGACCAGCAGTGGCACGAGTACTGGGTCGCCGCGCGTATCAAGTGGTACCAGACCATCGGGCTGCCGGCGGAAAGCATCACCCAGTATGTGTACCCCAAGAGCGAACTGGCCCACTACGCCAGTGCCTGCGTCGACATCATGTACGCCTTCCCCTTCGGCGTCCAGGAGCTCGAAGGCATCGCCGCCCGCGGCGATTTCGACCTGAGCCGGCACCAGGAGTTCAGCGGCAAGTCCATGGAGTATTTCGATCAGGACACGAATGAGAAATTCATTCCCCATGTCATTGAGCCTTCGGCCGGCGTGGACCGCATCTGCCTGGCCCTGCTCTGCAACGCCTACCACGAGGAGTGGATCCCCAAGGAGGGCCCCGTGCTCGAGGCCGAACCGGGCAAGCAGCCGCCCGCAGGTTATGAGGCCCGCACCGTCCTGCGCTTTGCCCCGCGCGTGGCCCCCATCAAGGTGGCCGTGTTCCCCCTGTTGAAGAACAAGCCGGAACTGGTCGACAAGGCCCGCGACATCTTTACCGGACTGCGCCGTCACTGGGCCTGCTTTTATGACCAGACGGGCGCCATCGGCCGCCGCTACCGGCGTCAGGACGAAATCGGCACCCCCTTCTGCGTGACCATCGACTTCGATACCCTCACCGACAACACCGTCACCCTCCGCGAGCGCGACTCGATGAAACAAGTCCGCATTCCCGTGGATAAACTTGAGGCGGAGATCCTGGCCAGGATGGGGATGTGA
- a CDS encoding polysaccharide deacetylase family protein: protein MSLLCTGMFAQALPLIGPSLSPPGGLAPSNTPQIVLLTFDDSITTNMLNLVQRVLTNHVNPNGNPIKATFFVSLDSEFDGAALQHLYADGHEIAVHTMSHLTTTNSDPIRWHQEIAGDRRVLAELANIPVDAMVGFRAPFLLVNDAACAVLAGRGFLYDSSFAEGIINGSISTSPAAMIWPYTLHNGLRQNAGPERMPLTNYPSLFEIPVWDHFPCDTNLHYGNTPVVMDPPDFDDGTSNATRYTAAQVDALWKTNFAQHYNGNRAPFGLFLHATTPSQWLSRPGFSDERVTTLNSFITWASSHPDTWFITCRDLVNYMMAPVPISAAATNTFFLTHTNAYYTNPTACSYSDSHTFKVCGACLPAAPRYTNAYYGLVPLSGGIVSFTVSTQHASYADCSMVVSNNTTNTVYNWQTSFINNGGTVSFPNFDVALSQTGTLVHADAKQNVKYIAPGGSRSFYFIVTNNAAATFSNQQIALFQLGPSDITLKMTTSPLPSLQWTDNAHEYSVEWSSNLVQHTWTTATSNLFLPIYTNGVPGPINPLFYRVKGVIY from the coding sequence TTGAGCCTGCTCTGTACTGGTATGTTCGCCCAAGCACTCCCCTTGATTGGCCCCTCGCTTTCTCCACCCGGCGGTCTGGCCCCCTCCAATACCCCCCAGATTGTCCTCCTGACGTTTGACGACTCCATCACTACCAATATGCTCAATCTGGTTCAGCGGGTGCTGACGAACCACGTTAACCCCAATGGCAACCCCATCAAGGCGACTTTCTTTGTTTCGCTCGATAGCGAGTTTGATGGCGCCGCCCTTCAGCACCTCTATGCCGACGGACATGAAATCGCAGTGCATACCATGTCACACTTGACCACCACCAACTCCGACCCCATCCGCTGGCATCAGGAGATTGCCGGCGACCGGCGGGTTTTAGCAGAGCTGGCCAACATCCCCGTAGACGCCATGGTCGGCTTTCGCGCCCCGTTTCTGCTGGTGAATGACGCGGCCTGCGCGGTTCTTGCAGGCCGGGGATTCTTATACGATTCATCGTTTGCGGAGGGAATCATAAACGGCAGTATCAGCACCTCGCCTGCGGCCATGATCTGGCCTTATACCCTGCATAACGGGTTGCGTCAAAACGCCGGCCCGGAACGGATGCCCCTGACGAATTACCCCTCCCTTTTTGAGATTCCGGTATGGGATCATTTCCCCTGCGACACTAACCTCCACTATGGAAACACCCCGGTGGTCATGGATCCCCCCGATTTCGATGATGGAACATCGAATGCGACCCGATATACCGCCGCACAGGTGGATGCACTTTGGAAAACCAATTTTGCCCAGCACTATAACGGGAACCGCGCCCCTTTCGGGCTTTTCCTTCACGCCACCACCCCCAGCCAGTGGCTCTCCCGGCCAGGCTTTTCCGATGAACGGGTGACGACGCTTAACTCATTCATTACCTGGGCTTCATCACATCCTGACACCTGGTTTATTACCTGTCGTGATCTGGTCAACTACATGATGGCCCCCGTCCCCATCAGCGCCGCCGCCACCAACACCTTCTTCCTGACCCACACGAACGCCTATTACACAAACCCCACCGCTTGCTCCTATTCTGATTCTCACACCTTCAAGGTTTGCGGCGCCTGCCTGCCCGCCGCCCCCAGATACACCAACGCGTATTATGGCCTTGTTCCGCTGAGCGGCGGGATAGTCAGCTTTACCGTCTCTACACAACACGCCAGTTATGCCGACTGCTCCATGGTGGTGTCCAACAACACCACCAACACCGTCTATAACTGGCAAACGTCTTTCATCAATAATGGAGGCACGGTCAGCTTTCCCAATTTCGATGTCGCGTTATCCCAAACGGGAACCCTTGTCCATGCGGATGCCAAACAAAATGTTAAATATATTGCGCCGGGCGGATCCCGGAGCTTTTATTTCATCGTCACCAATAACGCCGCCGCCACCTTTTCAAATCAACAGATCGCACTCTTCCAACTGGGACCTTCCGATATCACGTTGAAGATGACCACCTCCCCGCTCCCCTCCCTTCAATGGACCGACAATGCCCATGAATACTCGGTGGAATGGTCGAGCAATCTGGTGCAACACACCTGGACTACCGCCACCAGCAATCTATTCCTCCCCATCTACACGAATGGCGTCCCCGGCCCCATCAATCCCCTGTTCTACCGGGTTAAGGGAGTCATTTATTAG
- the ltrA gene encoding group II intron reverse transcriptase/maturase, whose amino-acid sequence MATQEEIKPAEVPEKAKQAGEVQERRERWDWAEPSVWTDPMLAALENGVKGGKWFSLIDKVYRKENLESAFKKVKKNGGAGGVDHVTVEGFEKDLDRQLNKLMEDLKAGIYEPQAARREYIDKLGTNEKRPLGIPTVRDRVCEGAFRHVLEPIFEREFLGSSYGFRPKRSAKDALRMVDQGLKAGKGYVVDADIKRYFDTIPHEPLLARVAEKIADGRVMGVLKQMLQRGVLEDREWVESEAGTPQGGVISPLLANVYLNPMDHMMQESGYTMVRYADDLVILCETQTEAEAAYRMLKAWVETQGISLHPEKTRIVNMNETGAGFDFLGYHFEHTQKGKLDRWPKRKSMAKLKDQIRELTHRTNGRSLEETITKINQVTRGWYGYFKHSNRWTFAEVDGWIRGRLRSILRKRAHLKGRGRGRDHQRWTNDFFKKHGYFSLYDTCVEMRQSAMR is encoded by the coding sequence ATGGCAACACAAGAGGAAATAAAACCGGCGGAAGTGCCTGAAAAGGCTAAGCAAGCTGGAGAAGTGCAGGAGCGGCGGGAACGCTGGGACTGGGCGGAACCGAGTGTGTGGACAGACCCGATGCTGGCGGCCCTGGAAAACGGGGTCAAGGGAGGAAAGTGGTTCAGTCTGATTGATAAAGTCTATCGGAAAGAGAATCTGGAAAGCGCGTTCAAGAAGGTAAAGAAGAATGGTGGAGCCGGAGGGGTGGATCATGTCACGGTGGAAGGATTCGAGAAAGACTTGGACAGGCAACTGAACAAGCTGATGGAAGACCTGAAAGCGGGGATATATGAACCACAAGCGGCCCGAAGGGAATATATAGATAAACTTGGGACAAACGAGAAGCGACCGCTGGGCATACCGACGGTACGAGATCGAGTCTGTGAGGGAGCCTTTCGCCACGTGTTGGAGCCTATCTTTGAGCGGGAATTCTTGGGAAGCAGTTATGGGTTTCGACCGAAGCGTAGCGCAAAAGATGCGCTACGGATGGTGGACCAAGGGCTGAAAGCCGGGAAAGGATACGTGGTAGATGCCGACATAAAGCGGTATTTTGACACGATACCGCACGAGCCACTGCTGGCGCGAGTAGCAGAAAAGATAGCCGATGGAAGAGTAATGGGAGTACTGAAACAGATGCTCCAGCGCGGAGTGCTGGAAGACCGTGAATGGGTGGAGAGTGAAGCCGGAACACCACAGGGTGGCGTCATCAGTCCATTGCTGGCCAACGTGTATCTGAATCCCATGGATCATATGATGCAGGAATCAGGATATACAATGGTGCGGTATGCAGATGACCTGGTGATACTGTGTGAGACCCAAACGGAAGCCGAGGCGGCCTACAGGATGCTCAAGGCATGGGTGGAAACGCAAGGGATAAGTCTGCACCCTGAGAAAACCCGAATCGTGAATATGAACGAGACGGGAGCAGGGTTCGACTTTCTCGGCTACCACTTTGAGCATACGCAGAAAGGGAAGTTGGATCGGTGGCCAAAACGCAAGAGTATGGCCAAGCTAAAAGACCAGATACGAGAACTGACGCACCGAACCAATGGTCGGAGTCTGGAAGAGACCATTACGAAAATCAATCAGGTCACACGAGGGTGGTACGGATACTTCAAGCACAGTAACCGATGGACATTCGCCGAGGTAGATGGGTGGATACGGGGACGGTTGAGGTCGATCCTGCGAAAACGAGCGCACTTAAAAGGGCGAGGACGTGGACGTGATCATCAGCGATGGACTAATGACTTCTTTAAGAAACATGGGTACTTCAGTCTATATGATACTTGTGTGGAAATGCGCCAGTCCGCTATGCGGTAA
- a CDS encoding site-2 protease family protein has product MDIETTVFLIVSLVFSIILHEVAHGYAAYRLGDPTAAYSNRLTLNPIAHIDLFGSILLPLILVLTHSPVLLGWAKPVPINPYNFRNYKRGVMITAAAGPLTNFALAIVGGLLFQGLAMLGTPLALLACKFLLFFCLTNVTLGVFNLIPVPPLDGSRILYGLLPGRWAEEYLSVERYGMFILFGLLWLGALDGIIYPLSRFMMRLLLGVNF; this is encoded by the coding sequence ATGGATATTGAAACAACTGTTTTTTTGATCGTGTCGCTGGTGTTTTCGATCATTTTGCATGAGGTGGCGCATGGGTATGCGGCCTACCGGCTGGGTGATCCCACGGCGGCCTATTCCAATCGTTTGACGCTGAATCCGATTGCGCACATTGATTTGTTCGGGTCGATCCTGTTGCCGCTGATTCTGGTGTTGACCCATAGTCCGGTGTTGTTGGGTTGGGCCAAACCGGTTCCGATCAACCCTTATAATTTCAGGAACTATAAGCGCGGGGTGATGATTACGGCGGCGGCCGGACCGTTGACCAATTTTGCACTCGCCATCGTGGGGGGGCTGCTGTTTCAAGGCTTGGCGATGCTGGGGACGCCCCTGGCGCTTCTGGCCTGCAAGTTCCTGTTGTTTTTCTGCCTGACCAATGTCACGTTGGGGGTATTCAACTTGATTCCTGTCCCGCCCCTGGATGGGTCGAGGATCCTCTACGGACTACTGCCGGGCCGCTGGGCCGAAGAGTATTTAAGCGTCGAGCGGTATGGGATGTTTATTCTTTTCGGCCTGCTCTGGCTTGGCGCATTGGATGGAATCATCTATCCCCTGTCGCGTTTCATGATGCGCTTACTGCTTGGGGTTAATTTTTAA
- a CDS encoding host attachment protein, which produces MSKYIVVVADTQRARLFSLKDSLTPEIESSPRLIEEQALLNAETEKNGGKTRGTPPKGRNQTGSGGTYSFDNHQSKRLLDELRKFSGVIIKEALKQARKASAHSLVLVAEQKTLGVLRDSVSNIKQKGLQFLECDLELTGETPAKIQALLAKRKLLPAMKRPSRQVRK; this is translated from the coding sequence ATGAGTAAATACATTGTGGTAGTTGCCGATACACAACGCGCCAGACTTTTCAGCTTGAAGGATTCACTTACCCCTGAAATCGAATCCAGCCCCCGCCTGATCGAGGAACAGGCCTTACTCAATGCGGAGACCGAAAAAAACGGGGGGAAAACACGTGGAACCCCGCCCAAAGGTCGTAACCAAACCGGATCAGGCGGCACGTATTCATTCGACAATCATCAAAGCAAACGGCTTCTGGACGAACTCAGGAAGTTTTCAGGAGTGATTATCAAGGAAGCCCTCAAGCAGGCCCGGAAAGCCAGCGCCCATTCCCTGGTTCTGGTGGCAGAACAGAAAACATTAGGCGTGCTCCGCGATTCAGTATCCAACATCAAACAGAAGGGACTTCAATTCCTGGAGTGTGACTTGGAACTTACCGGAGAAACCCCGGCTAAAATCCAGGCCCTCCTGGCTAAGCGTAAACTGCTCCCGGCCATGAAACGCCCTTCACGGCAGGTGCGGAAATAG